The Crassaminicella indica genomic interval AGGAAAAACAAAAGAAGAGCTTGGAAGAGATGAGTTTTTAAAAAGAGCATGGGAATGGAAGGAAGAATATGGTGGAAGAATTGTAGAACAAATGCAAAAGCTAGGAAATTCATGTGATTGGTCAAAAGAAAGATTTACAATGGATGAAGGCTGTAACAAGGCTGTAAAAGAAGTTTTTGTAAGATTGTATGAAAAGGGATATATATATAGAGGAAACCGTCTGATCAATTGGTGTCCAGATTGTAAAACTTCACTTTCTGATGCAGAAGTTGAACATGAAGAGCAGGCAGGACATTTCTGGCATATAAAATATCCAGTAAAGGATAGTGATGAATTTTTAGAAATTGCTACTACAAGACCAGAAACTATGTTAGGAGATACAGCGGTAGCAGTACATCCAGAAGATGAAAGATATACTCATCTAATTGGAAAAACTTTAATATTGCCAATTGTAGAAAGAGAAATTCCTATTATTGCAGATGAATATGTAGATAAAGAATTTGGTACAGGAGCAGTAAAAATTACACCTGCTCATGATCCAAATGACTTTGAAGTAGGACTAAGACATAATTTAGAGCAAATTACTGTTATGACAGATGAAGCGAAAATGAATGAGCATGCAGGTAAATATGCTGGCATGGATCGATATGAGTGCAGAAAAGCTTTGGTAAAAGATTTAGAAGAGGCAGGATTTTTAGTAAAAGTTAAAGAGCATACACATAATGTAGGAACTTGTTATAGATGTCATACAGTTGTTGAACCAAGACTTAGTGATCAGTGGTTTGTAAAGATGGAAGAGCTTGCAAAGCCAGCTATTGAAGCTGTAAAAGCAGGCAAAACAAAATTTGTACCAGAACGCTTTAATAAAATTTATTATCATTGGTTAGAAAATATCAGGGATTGGTGTATTTCAAGACAATTATGGTGGGGACATAGAATACCTGCTTACTATTGTCAAGACTGTGGAGCATTGATGGTAGATAGAGATATGCCAATCAGCTGTAGCAAGTGTAGCAGTACTAACTTAAAACAAGATGAAGATGTATTAGATACTTGGTTTAGCTCAGCATTATGGCCATTTTCAACTCTTGGTTGGCCAGATAATACAGAAGAATTAAAGTATTTTTATCCTACAGATGTATTGGTAACAGGATATGATATTATATTCTTCTGGGTTGTAAGAATGATGTTTTCAGGTCTTGAGCAAATGGGAGAGGTTCCTTTTAAATATGTATTTGTACATGGATTAGTACGTGATTCGCAGGGAAGAAAAATGAGTAAGTCTTTAGGAAATGGAATCGATCCATTAGAAATTATCAGTCAATATGGGGCAGATGCTTTAAGAATGACTTTAGCTACAGGAAATAGTCCTGGAAATGATATGCGTTTTTATATGGAAAGGGTAGAAGCAAATAGAAATTTTGCAAACAAATTATGGAATGCAACACGTTTCGTGCTTATGAATTTAGATAAAGAAGGCTTTGATAAAGAAAAATGTATGAAAAGCTTCACTCTTGCTGATAAATGGATTGTATCTAGAATGAATAGAGTTGCTAAAGAGGTTACTGACAACTTGGAAAAATTCGAACTAGGAATGGCTGTGCAAAAAATTTATGACTTTATTTGGAATGAATACTGCGATTGGTATATTGAATTGGTAAAGCCAAGACTTTATGGAGATGATGAAGATAGCAAAGAAACAGCATTATATGTATTAACAATGGTACTTGAAAATATATTGAAATTATTACATCCATTTATGCCATTTATTACAGAGGAAATATGGCAGCATCTTTCTACTACAAAGGAAGAGAGTGTTATGATTAGCCAGTGGCCTAAATATGATGATGCTTATGTTTTTGAAAAAGAAGAAAAAGATATGGAGCTTATTATGGATGCTATCAGAAGTATCAGAAATATTCGTGCTGAAATGAATGTAGCAGCGTCTAAAAAGGCAAAGGTGATTGTTGTTGCATCAGAAGATGCTTATAAAGCAATAGATACAGGAAAAAGTTACTTTATGACTTTAGCTAGTGCTTCAGAAGTAGTACTGCAAAGTGAGAAAAAGGATATTCCAGAGGATGCTATGTCAGCAGTAGTAGCAGGAGCTGAGATATTCCTTCCGTTAGATGAATTGGTTGATTTTGAGAAAGAAATGGAAAGACTACAAAAAGAGAAAGAAAAGCTTGAAAAAGAACTAAAAAGAGTAAATGGAAAGCTTTCAAATCAAGGATTTTTAGCAAAAGCACCAGCGAATGTTGTAGAAGAAGAGAGACAAAAGCAAGAAAAATATCAAAGCATGATGGATAAAGTATTAGAAAGAATTGATACTATGAAAAATAAAATGAAGTAATAATAAGCCGGGTATTATACCCGGCTGTTGTATATAAAAGTTGAAAAAAATGAAAGGAATGGAGGAGAAACTATGAACTATGAAGAGGCTTTAGATTATATTCATGATACTTATAAGTTTGGTAGTAAATTAGGGCTTGAAAATATTACGTATCTATTAGATTTAATGGAAAATCCTCATGAAAGTTTGAAAATCATTCATGTAGCAGGGACAAATGGAAAAGGGTCAACATCTAATTTCATAGCTTCTGTTCTTATGGAGCAGGG includes:
- a CDS encoding valine--tRNA ligase, translating into MTIKNLDKTYNPQEFEKRIYDTWMEKGYFKAEVNPEKDSYTIVLPPPNITGQLHMGHALDHTLQDILIRWKRMQGYEALWLPGTDHASIATEVKVVEKILKEEGKTKEELGRDEFLKRAWEWKEEYGGRIVEQMQKLGNSCDWSKERFTMDEGCNKAVKEVFVRLYEKGYIYRGNRLINWCPDCKTSLSDAEVEHEEQAGHFWHIKYPVKDSDEFLEIATTRPETMLGDTAVAVHPEDERYTHLIGKTLILPIVEREIPIIADEYVDKEFGTGAVKITPAHDPNDFEVGLRHNLEQITVMTDEAKMNEHAGKYAGMDRYECRKALVKDLEEAGFLVKVKEHTHNVGTCYRCHTVVEPRLSDQWFVKMEELAKPAIEAVKAGKTKFVPERFNKIYYHWLENIRDWCISRQLWWGHRIPAYYCQDCGALMVDRDMPISCSKCSSTNLKQDEDVLDTWFSSALWPFSTLGWPDNTEELKYFYPTDVLVTGYDIIFFWVVRMMFSGLEQMGEVPFKYVFVHGLVRDSQGRKMSKSLGNGIDPLEIISQYGADALRMTLATGNSPGNDMRFYMERVEANRNFANKLWNATRFVLMNLDKEGFDKEKCMKSFTLADKWIVSRMNRVAKEVTDNLEKFELGMAVQKIYDFIWNEYCDWYIELVKPRLYGDDEDSKETALYVLTMVLENILKLLHPFMPFITEEIWQHLSTTKEESVMISQWPKYDDAYVFEKEEKDMELIMDAIRSIRNIRAEMNVAASKKAKVIVVASEDAYKAIDTGKSYFMTLASASEVVLQSEKKDIPEDAMSAVVAGAEIFLPLDELVDFEKEMERLQKEKEKLEKELKRVNGKLSNQGFLAKAPANVVEEERQKQEKYQSMMDKVLERIDTMKNKMK